One window of the Perca fluviatilis chromosome 5, GENO_Pfluv_1.0, whole genome shotgun sequence genome contains the following:
- the b4galt3 gene encoding beta-1,4-galactosyltransferase 3 → MACYGRSLDSPCTLALLVGFQFAFVLYFSLGGFRGLVSVLVHTTEPEFDYSRPHDVYTNLSHLGVPPPSPRNSGTGPPATGPPLRDCQIPSPLLVGPVSVHLSSPLSMEEIRQRNPLVLPGGRYRPPDCEPRHHTAIVVPYRNRQTHLRALLYHLHPFLQRQQIHYSIYIVQQWGNSTFNRAKLLNVGVREALRDEDWSCIFLHDVDLLPENDHNTYTCHKQFPTHLSVAMDKFKYRLPYPQYFGGVSAVTPDQYMKMNGFPNQYWGWGGEDDDIAARVRLSGMKIMRPPVAIGHYKMIKHKGDRGNEQNPRRFDLLKRTRLNWRSDGLNSLTYELLSRELEPLYTNLTVDIGEDPRLPQGKVPSPVKTTTPVNQRSTGKNGGTAKQEKRQESKVANMTVAKLVGEPAQSKAANQTTQEKTDIASRKQPICCQQTCSFIQFAPKKLLLSVRPTTRWVCVMVPSLLYAHFIDWYSCF, encoded by the exons ATGGCGTGCTACGGACGCTCTCTGGACTCCCCGTGCACACTAGCCTTGCTGGTGGGCTTCCAGTTTGCCTTTGTTCTCTATTTCTCCCTTGGGGGCTTCAGAGGCCTGGTGTCTGTCCTGGTGCACACCACAGAGCCGGAGTTTGATTACTCTCGACCTCACGACGTCTATACCAACCTCAGTCATCTGGGAGTACCGCCTCCCTCGCCTCGCAACTCTGGCACTGGACCCCCTGCCACAGGACCACCGCTGAGAGACTGCCAGATCCCTTCTCCACTGCtgg TTGGACCtgtgtctgtccatctgtcctctcctctgtctaTGGAGGAAATCAGACAGAGGAACCCGTTAGTGTTGCCAGGCGGACGCTACCGACCTCCAGACTGTGAGCCCCGCCACCACACGGCCATAGTGGTACCATACAGGAACCGGCAGACCCACCTCCGTGCCCTCCTCTACCACCTCCACCCCTTCCTGCAAAGACAGCAGATCCACTACAGCATCTATATAGTACAGCAg TGGGGAAACAGTACTTTTAACCGAGCCAAGTTGCTGAATGTTGGGGTGAGGGAGGCCCTCAGAGATGAAGACTGGAGCTGCATCTTCCTGCACGATGTTGACCTGCTGCCCGAGAATGACCACAACACTTACACCTGCCACAAACAGTTCCCCACGCACCTGTCCGTGGCCATGGACAAGTTCAAATACAG GCTGCCGTACCCACAGTATTTTGGTGGGGTTTCTGCAGTGACCCCAGACCAGTACATGAAGATGAACGGCTTCCCTAACCAGTACTGGGGCTGGGGCGGAGAGGATGATGACATTGCTGCCAG AGTTCGTCTGTCTGGCATGAAGATCATGCGCCCTCCAGTGGCCATTGGTCATTACAAGATGATCAAGCATAAAGGAGACAGAGGCAATGAACAAAACCCACGCAG ATTTGACCTTCTGAAAAGGACCAGACTCAACTGGCGCTCTGACGGCCTCAACTCTTTGACCTACGAGCTCCTTTCCAGAGAGCTGGAGCCTCTCTACACCAACCTCACTGTCGACATTGGAGAAGACCCCCGTCTGCCCCAGGGGAAAGTACCCTCCcctgtaaaaacaacaaccccTGTCAACCAGCGTAGCACCGGCAAGAACGGAGGCACAGCCAAACAGGAGAAGAGGCAAGAGAGCAAAGTGGCAAACATGACTGTGGCCAAGCTGGTTGGTGAACCTGCCCAGTCAAAGGCAGCaaatcaaacaacacaggagaaGACAG ACATCGCAAGTCGTAAGCAACCCATCTGCTGCCAGCAGACCTGCAGCTTCATCCAGTTTGCTCCCaaaaaactgctgctgtcagtCCGCCCCACTACACGGTGGGTTTGTGTTATGGTGCCTTCTCTCTTATATGCGCATTTTATAGACTGGTATAGTTGCTTTTAG
- the bgnb gene encoding biglycan b: MLQHCTLLLLLCVARLLSTSSALPFEQRGFWDFAMDSIDSGGMMTMMRDEEEGSAVEEILPPDIPVCPFGCHCQLRVVQCSDLGLTEVPKNIPLDTKFLDLQNNRITELKENDFKGLTNLYGLSLRNNLISKVHPKTFVPLKHMQKLYFSKNLLTTVPKNLPASLVEIRIHENRIKKVEAGAFSGLGNMNCIEMGANPIHNSGFEPGAFKGLKLNYLRISESKLTGVPKELPDSLHELHLDHNQIQAVELEDLKRYKNLYRLGLSFNHIRNIENGSLSFLPRLRELHLDNNRLTRVPKGLPEMKYLQVVYLHSNNINQVGTDDFCPRGFGMKRTFYNGISLFSNPVNYWEVQPATFRCVSDRLAIQFGNYKK, translated from the exons ATGTTGCAACATTGCACCCTCCTGCTGTTGCTATGCGTGGCTCGGCTGCTCTCCACCTCCTCGGCCCTGCCCTTCGAGCAGAGAGGCTTCTGGGATTTTGCCATGGACAGCATTGACAGTGGCGggatgatgacaatgatgagGGATGAGGAAGAAGGCTCGGCTGTAGAGGAGATCCTCCCCCCCGACATACCTGTGTGCCCCTTCGGCTGCCACTGTCAGCTCAGGGTCGTCCAGTGTTCTGACCTCG GTCTGACTGAGGTGCCAAAGAATATTCCTCTGGACACCAAGTTCTTGGACCTGCAGAACAACCGTATCACCGAGCTGAAAGAGAATGACTTCAAAGGCCTTACTAACTTATAt ggtttgTCTCTGAGGAATAACCTTATttccaaagtccaccccaaaacATTCGTGCCTCTGAAGCACATGCAGAAGCTCTACTTCTCCAAGAATCTGCTGACCACTGTCCCCAAGAACTTGCCCGCCTCTCTGGTTGAGATAAGGATCCACGAGAACcgcatcaaaaaggtggaagcTGGAGCCTTCTCAGGACTGGGCAACATGAACTGCATAG AAATGGGAGCAAACCCCATCCACAACAGCGGTTTTGAGCCTGGAGCCTTCAAGGGACTGAAACTGAATTATCTGCGTATATCAGAGTCCAAACTGACTGGGGTGCCAAAAG AACTACCAGATAGTCTCCATGAGCTTCATCTGGACCACAACCAGATCCAGGCTGTGGAACTGGAAGACCTGAAACGCTACAAAAACCTGTACAG GTTGGGCCTTAGCTTTAACCATATCCGTAACATCGAGAACGGCAGTCTGTCCTTCCTCCCCAGGCTGAGAGAGCTGCATCTGGACAACAACCGCCTCACTCGCGTCCCCAAAGGCCTCCCAGAAATGAAATACCTACAG GTGGTGTACCTCCATTCCAACAACATCAACCAGGTGGGCACGGATGACTTCTGCCCTCGAGGATTTGGGATGAAGAGGACATTCTATAACGGCATCAGCTTGTTTTCTAACCCTGTCAACTACTGGGAGGTGCAGCCTGCAACGTTCCGCTGTGTCAGCGACCGGCTGGCCATTCAGTTTGGCAACTACAAAAAGTAA